The segment atatattaaacattatataccataagattacataaatattttaatattaaaacattcaatgaattttcaagaacatttataaattataaacttattaaagatttcagattgaaaattgaaaattttgttatcgatgatttaaatattttgttataaaacgatatgaacgatcatagaaccgtatgattataaattcttatttaataaataactatacaaaatatactattcctagaaaaataggttggtctatcttaacttatattacactttttattaaactaactatcgaattgataaataacgtaccaaaaaatgttttgcactttccttaaataaaagctacgaaattacctaatatgattaacatatatgtgaaaattaattataatgaataataaatatttgataacaatttttgtatcttagttcttttttaattttatattattaaaatatatttaaaaatcatattaaatatatagtaaaaacatttataatttttcttatatgttatattttgaatttttcaaaacgtctataaattattagaaatttgaagatccccactctgaaaattttgtgatcaatagatttttttttttgtcataataagttacaaatgatcataaaattgtattaatatgaacttttatttaatattataagaagatacacattattttaaaaccatatgagtaaaaaatatcatttaataataaaacatatatatttatatatatatatatatatatatattatactatataccataagattacataaatattttaatattaaaactttcaatgaattttcaaaaacatttataaattataaacttattaaagatttcacattgaaaattttgttatcgaagatttaaatattcagttataaaatgatatgaatgatcatagaattgtatgattataaattctcatttaataaatgactatataaaatatactattcttagaaaaataggttggtccatcttgacttacattatattttttattaaacaaactatcgaattgataaataatctaccaaaattgtttttgcactttccttaattagaatctacgaaattacctaatatgattaacgtatatatgaaaattaattattatgaataataagtatttgataacaattttggtattttagttctttttttaaattttatattattgaaagatattaaaaaatcacattaaatatataataaaaacatttatattttttcttatatgttatatttgaatttttcaaaacgtctatatattattagaaatttgaatattcccactatgaaaattttgtgatcaatagattatttttttgttataataagttacaaatgatcataaaatataacgcatatgaatttttatttaataaatattcaaactaaataatatatatatatataaacactaatgatttaaagcaacaagattggctgatcaatttagtcgtccagttgaaatctttcaaaagtatgtgaaggactaaaatcaaagtaaatatggatttagtatagtagttatattttactaaccaaataccgaaaaaaccgaaccgaaccgaaaccaacccgatatccggattgaacacccgtaatccaaatgaagccaaactattgtttcattctccaaaatataataaaaataataacttaatcccgcgcaaggcgcgggtcttatcctagtttgtTTTTAAGAGGTTCACCTTGCAAAATcccaaatattattattatttattctttcAAAATCCCAAATATTAAACACCACATTGCAAAGAAATACTTGAATCCACCCTGTTTTTGGCTGTATAGTTTGGCATTTGTTCCTCTATAATCTAGTATACAAGATCGTTCTTGATGTGATTTCAGTTTCCACCAGAAATTCACCTTCTTCAGGCTCTTTTACCATCCAACTTTATTTTCTGGCGCAAAATTTTCATTGCACAAAGACACGACTATTCTGTTAGTTTTGTTTAAAAGATGTCCACTTTAAAAATTCCCAAACATTAAACACAACAATGTAAATACAGAAATGTTTGGTCCACCTTAGGTAATCCCTCTGTAACTTTGTTCATAAGCAAAAAATAGATATGAATTTCTAAAAGAAGTAGTTGTTGTAACTCAAGTAGAGAGTGAGGGGGTGTTACCACACCAACCCAATGGAACAAATATAACCTACACAAAACCTGAAGAGAATCATACAGTTTCAGAGCTCTAAAACCAAGTACCAACTCTTGAAAAAAACTGAAGATGCTTTCTCAAGAAGGAATTAAACAGTAATAGATTTTACATAATATGCCTGCTGCATTTTAttcaacaaaagaaacaaaaaatatatatacagcaACATATGTTTTATCATCATTTCAGTATTATACAACCTAACATAACTAGGTGTGTTCTAtcaaatatttcatataaaaaaaagcaTTTAACTTTGTTTtggattccaaaaaaaaaacaagcattTGTTTTGCATCTAGGCGTTCGGATTCCAAAGCCTCCAAAAACGCGAATTGAATAAACCCATCACGTCCGGCAACACTTTCCTCGCCAAACCCTTGTGCCCAGTCGCCGCCGCCACCGGGAACCTCAACATTTCTGTTGACTTTTCCGGTGATTTCACTTCATCGCAAGGCGGCACAACCACCACCACGGGCTCCGTGATTTCGCTAGCGATCGGTGATTCTTCGACACCACGGCGAGGACTTGAtttatccttcttcttcttcttcttaccgtTTGATTTCTGGGAAGCAGCGGAGCTATTATTATTCTCGAGATGATCTTCGAAGGCTTCGATGATCTGGTGGATGAGCTCACGGTTAGGGGAAGAGTCCCATCTAAACCAGTAACTCGTGTAGCAATCGAAGCATTCACAATCGAAAACGGGagcttttgttttcttgttattCGAACCGCaagagcttcttcttcctccggcGTTCACGGTGGTGGGGGTGGTTTTGAGTGACCTAGTGATTAAGTAAGCAAGGACTTGTTTATCTTCTGGGGAGAGATCGGAGACGAGAACGAGAATCACGGCGGGGAGAAACTTCAGGACAGAGAGACAGTCGTCTCCtttggaggaagaagaaaatgGTGGAAGCGGGGAAGGAGATGGGTGCACTTTACCTTTGTTTTTTGTTCTCATGGCTGTTTCTTTGAACAAAACGAACGCCACGAAGCTTTATAGAGACTTGGTCGAGGAGACAGAGTGAGTCATGGTCGTCGTCATAGCGTACTTTTCATGTTTTGTTTactcttctccttcttttttttacCTACGGCCCTGATTTAGCGCGTATGTCTCACGTCCTTTATTTTATACTCATTTAATTGTTTACCCTTTTTGGACGGCAAACAAATTCTCTTCAATAGATTCCTTTTTGACAATTTCAGTAAACGCGACGTTGCGAGTGCTGACTTGGTCATGTAACCTGCTGCAACATGTCATTTCTGCTTGAAACTATAAGAAGAACCCTTATCTGTTGATCCTCAAATTGGGTACTTTAAACAGAAAAATATTCTTAGTt is part of the Brassica rapa cultivar Chiifu-401-42 chromosome A09, CAAS_Brap_v3.01, whole genome shotgun sequence genome and harbors:
- the LOC103839057 gene encoding uncharacterized protein LOC103839057, whose protein sequence is MRTKNKGKVHPSPSPLPPFSSSSKGDDCLSVLKFLPAVILVLVSDLSPEDKQVLAYLITRSLKTTPTTVNAGGRRSSCGSNNKKTKAPVFDCECFDCYTSYWFRWDSSPNRELIHQIIEAFEDHLENNNSSAASQKSNGKKKKKKDKSSPRRGVEESPIASEITEPVVVVVPPCDEVKSPEKSTEMLRFPVAAATGHKGLARKVLPDVMGLFNSRFWRLWNPNA